TTTGAAAGATATCCCTATTCTTAAAGCCATTTTACCTCGTTTCTCCTTGATATGGCTGTCGTACTGGGAATTGCTGCGTGCGAAGTTGATCGACGCCATGGTGGACTGGAATTCGTGGTATTCCTGGTCACTGGGGGATTCGTTGCTGCGGCCACTTTGCGTTGCCAGAGTCTGATAATCCTGGCGCAGACTCTTGCTGAAAGTGCCGATGCCACTGAGGGCGTGGGCAGCTGATGCGGAGTGCGGAGTGCTAGGCGACGCGGATACCGGTGCGGATGCGGATACGGATGAGGtagcggatgcggatgcggaggCCGGGGTTGTGGGTCGCGTGGGTGTGGACACAATCACTATACTGCTAGCGGGTCGACCCTCAGTATCTGAATCGTTATCGATGCCGGTTTCGTTTTCGTTGTCAGCCGCGGCGATATTTTCAATTCGTATCTGCGAGATATTCCCGGCGCCCGGCGACGTTTCGATTAGTTTGCGCGACGTCGAGGATGAGGATGAAGTGGATCTGGTCGTGGTGCTGGTTATCGTTCTGTGGCTTACAATTTTCCGTGACTCTTCCGACGAAGAACCGCTCAATTGGCACGTTGCAGCTGGACTAACCAGAGTGCCGGTTTGCGGTTGCTCCTTCGTGCCAATCGGCGTGGATGTTAGCAGGGTCTTCGTGGTGGTGCCCAGCGCCAGTTCTTTGGGCCTGGGCCTTTGCGGCGTCGACTCTGCGGTGGCGTTGCCACCCACCTGGACAGTTGTTTGTTGGTACAAACGCCGGCGGGGGTTGCTACCACCGCCCACGGTAATGTCAATGTTGCCGGTTGCCATGGGGATCTCCTGGCGACCAAACGAGTCGGTCTCGTCTCTCTGATAGTAGTCTGCCTCGGTCAGTTCCGATTCCTGTTCCAGCTTGATGAGAATTCTTCGGCCGCCGGCAGTCAGATCCACACTCCGCGGAGGAGTCACACTGGATCGCTCGCTGGAGTAGCTGGACCGGGACCAGGATGGCGAATCTCTGGGTGAGACATAGCCCTCGCCGTGGCGGTAGATCTTCTCCTCGGCATAGCCCCCATCGCTGGTCATTGAGGACGTGATGATGGTCCTTACTCCGTCGGCTGCGGGCACCTCTCTCACAGTTCTCTCGCCCTCAAGAAAGCGCTCCACCTCCTTAATGTCCTTTTTCTTGGTCCTGCGAGTGGTTCTCAGGGTCACATTAAACGGCGACAATTGCTCCTCCACGTTGCCCTGCTCGGCGCCAGGACTCATCCGGCTCGTGGTGCGGAGAGTGACGTTAAACGGGCTGGCCACCTGCTCGCTGGTGACTTCCACACGTCGCGGCGGAGTCGTATGCCGCAGCTGGACTTGCTGGAAGGCCAGCTTGGCTGCCTCCGCCTCGGCCAGGCCCCGCTGCCTCTCCTGTCGCAGCCGACGCTCGATTTCGTGGACATCAATCTCGAAAGGATTCTCGGCATCGTAGTCCTCCTGGTCGTCACCCAGACGCAACTCATCAGAGCTCTGCTCGGCGGGTCGCTTGGAAGGACTCGAACCATCGGACCATACCTTTTCGTACTGGGCCACCTTCTGGCGCAGTCTCTGCTGGTTGGGGGAGGGCGACTCCACCACAAACTCCTCACGGTTGGAGCTGCTCGACGTGGTCAGGGACGTGGTGATGGTTTTCATATATGTACGCGTCACCGTGGAGGTCTCCAGCTGTTGGTCCtgcacctcctcctccacgtGTTCTCTCGAGGACTTCTGCTCATGCGCACGACGCCGCCGAACAGCTGGGATAGGCGGTACGTCATCGCCGCCACCTCCACGCCCACCTTCTGCTCCTCCGCCGGCATCTATGATTGTTGGATCCCCTGGCTTGGATCCTGGATCTCCGCTATCAGCCATGATAGCATCGGTTTTTCTAGTTGTCCTTTGCTAAGCCAAATGGTCATCGGTTATGGGTTTGCCGTTCGGTTCGTCCTTTGTCCTCTCGCACGCCCGATTTCCACGCCCGTGTTTTCCACCCAAATGCAGAATTGATTTTTCTCACGcaccgcacacacacacacacttttcACCAGGCCTTTGCcgaattttccttttttgaacAACCCCTGAACGGCCTTCAGTTTATTTTTCGGCACGTAATTAAACTAGAATTTGTTTAAACGCAGAAACACGCTTCTTCCCTTTGATTATATTTGACACTGAAGCTTTCGGCTTTTCGGGGTTTTATTGCGAGACAATATAAAGTCGAGACCAGCCTGAGATTATCTCACGGGGCTGGGTTAGGTAAGAAATTTCGGATTTGTGCACACACTCTTCAAATTCTCACTACTCCCCGACCAACAAACATTCAAATTGGATTGAGTTTTGGGGTTTGGTTGGGTTTTTTTTCATTGCCTGGTGGGCAGGCGGCTTTATCACATTATGTCCGCCGATTCAGGCGTTCAGGGCGCTCCGCGATTCCAATCCGCAGTCGTAGAAAGCCGGTTCGATACTGACTAGCTGGATGGCTGAGCTCCCACCGACATCCAATATGCTACGCCTTGTCCAGTCCGAGCGCCGAGTCGTGAGATTCGTGAGGCCGGCAGAGAACCAGCTCCATCGCATAGTAATCGTAGTAAAGCTCATGTTACCCAGCAGCCTCTGTggctgtctgtgtgtgtggtggTATTCGGTTCAAAGCCGTGAGAGTCCCGGAGAGCCAAGCCAAGAGACCAGGGTAGAACCGGCAGTGAGTGCTCAGAGTTTTATTTACGCATTTTGATGGATGTTGTTGTTACCACTCCGGCACATACTCACCAAGTTTAAAGCAACTGCTTGTCTTGTTATTATTTGGGGCTCAGAGGCGTAGTAGCCGGCTTTTGTCAAGGGGGGTTTTTGGGGGAATACTCCAAAATAGTTTCAGCGGAGTTAAAAATTAGAGTTCTACTTTCTTTTTATAAGATTTAGGctagtaaaaatattaatttaatatatttaagaagACATTCCGATCACCAtataaaactttcaaaaactttatttaaaacacCTATCaattttcatataaaaaatcataatttaaGAATCTATTATTTTCAGTGTCGTTTTAAAAAAACGTTAATATTTAGCTTTCCTCAACTACGCAAAAGCTCCATTAAAAGGGTGGTGGTAGCACAACATTTACTGATAAGCCGCTCAGAGAATACCAGGTCTCTCCCTTTCTGGTAGTCTTAGGTTTTACATGAATGGGTGGCCGTTAACTGGGTGGCCTTTAAACACTGCGACCCTTTGTAATAATTGTAATTCCCTTGCACCTTCTCTGCATGACATCATAAAGCGTGAGAAAATATCAATTACACGGCCCTTGGGTGGTTGTTTGAGCCTATAtggattattattatttacacACAACCCTGGTGGATCGCTTTCAGTACCCGAGCTTTCGGGCTGCAGCTGAGAGCCACAGTGGCTGCACCACCCGAATGCCCGAATGTGGGTCAGCATGCGCCGTCCAAGCTCAAGTTACGGCGCTATGAATTAATGAAAGTCATTCATGAAAGTCGACCGGAGAGGGAAATCCAAacaaatgtttgttttttttcttttcagagCCGAGCTTACATAATCACgaacagaaaataaacaagtttGCCGTGTATTTTGAAAAACAGACTAGTCTAATGACGTCACGCTTTGGTGATTGCATCTGATATGACCGACAGAGTGTTTGTTGACAAGCCTAGAAGTTAGCCTTGGAATCTGGAGTTGCACCTCAGACGGCCAAAAGCAATTTGCTGGCAAGGCAATTGAATTAGTAATGCATAGACAAATTAATATGCTAGACTGGACAAAAGGTCGAAAGCGAAAGATAACTAGATCTACTGCATCACTATTAGTGGCAATATCTCTCAAAGCGTTCCATCTCAATAATAACCCCACTTTTGACCGCCACTTGGGGCATCttgtaaaatataaattaccGAAAAACATCCATAAGCCAAAAGTAAACATAAGTGGCAACAACAGCTGGCCCCTAAAATAGTGCcaacccacaaaaaaaaaaacaaaagaggcAACCCAAAGTGGCGCCTTCTTGAGAGAATTCACATGTTCAATTTCATTTTACAGCATAATTTTGTTTACGAGCTGCCCTGGGTGTGAGCCACTGCAACGGTTGTAAATTGTAAAGTGGGTGCCACTTGAAAGGCAATAACTAATTAAGTTTAAACTTATGTAGATAAGTGTAAATACATAAGGGAGaaacataaattataattggaaagtctaataaaaatattgagaaaGAGATTTACATTAGGTAAAATTccaataaattccaaattcaaataaatagaACCCTTTCAAATATATAGAACCAACCATTCAAATATATGAAATTGTAGAAAcacttttataaaaatgttttttaaataaagggTTATAGAGGGTATTTATCTACTATACTACACTATACCTTACTTTACCATGCTACTTTATGGTACCATACTACTGCACCATTACCTTGAAACCAACATAATAGCTAAATTAGGTAACTAGGACTataaaatagtaataaagGAATTCATATGTATGTAAGTTTTACAAAACATATATTAACTTCCCAAAGAATCtcaatttttacttttttctttacCAAAAATGATTGCAACATCTCTAGGTTACTTCTCAAAAATCAGAACCAAATCTCCTATTTGCTAAACCACAAATAGCATTAAAATTGGTTAACCTCAAACGCAGTCAACTGATACCCTCAATATGTAAACTTATGACCTAGAAGAAAATATGTATTCCAATGCCTAATTTTAGACTGTCTATATTTATATCTCAATCCTCCAGCACTCAATTGGACTTTGGAGCAAACATTTCGCATAAACAATTATTTCCGTTCCCGAAAAGTTCGATTTTTAGCACTTTCAATATTTCTTTTCCCCCACGATGTATTCAATGTTATCCGTTTATTTCACACCTAGCCATAAACTTGCTCACTTTAATGGAATGGCAAACGAAAAAGGCTTCTTGATCTTCAAATATTGACTTCAAGGCACCACAATCGTTTCTTTAAACAGAAATTCATCTAGTGGAAAgatttccaaaaatatatatagtatgtagTTCTACGGTTAAAGCTATGGGTCTCTTTAAGAGGCAATTAAAGGCATTCAAATTTCTTTAAAGATCGGGCCAAGAAAGTTTATTTGCGAAAAAATTAAGCTATGTAAACGACATAAACTATTAGCTATacacaaatacaaatatttcaacCGACCGGACCTCGGATAAGTcgaaaagcaattaaaataatgCGAACTGGGCAACTGTCAACGATTTGATTTGTTTGAATTGCGGAATTTGCATATGTCTAGATATCATCATCCGTGCCCGATTTCTACGTgcgaaaaattataaaattattttcgaaaatcCGTATTTTTAGCTATCCTACGCCTACGTATATACCCCGATATATATCCAACTAACTCATATGTTTCGCATTTGATGAAGGCGCGTGGGTGTTCGACAAAAACGTTTATTGTAAGATACAAAATAGTCGTATATATTTGCAAacattttgatcaaaatttaTAGTGTTGGAATTTTGTATCATTTTATTTCGGATTTTATTGGCACAGGATTTGTGGAATTATATAAAATCTCTATGTTAAGGCTGTCAAATAGATTTAGATTATTACACCTAAACATGACAGGcgattaaaatttataaatattacaaCAAACATAAAGAATATCCGAGATATTAAGACTAAATGACATCAACTACCAGATAGAATGCATCATCTTTTCGTCTACTAATCTTTGTAGAGGTAATTAATCATTTAAATGTATGTcctatttgttttaaaaataaataagtgtaTACACACAAGTCCCATAAACAAGCAACCAAAACGATGCAACTGAAAACCCAGAAACTCTGAAACTCTATTTTTAATCGCATTTATCCCCGTGACAAGACAAGTTCGAGTAGAgcaagccaaaaaataagttaactaaaaagaaaaatgctgctaaatttgaaaataaacccAAAAGCAGGGCGAGAAAATTATACGAAAATAGCCCAGCCAGCCCAGTCCCATCCCGTAGCGTCCCTTGAGATATTTCATACGAAACAAGCCCCTAAAAATAGTATAGCCCAAAAGTGAATCAAGCGGCAAGATGCAGCCAAGTTTGTTGTCGGGAAACTTTGGGGCCTAACAAGACAATGGGATTGAAACCAGACAGAACAAATGCAATTTATAAATAACAGAATGAAGCCATTTCCACTGTGACATCAGCACCGGACCTGGCATCATCACCGCACTAGTACACCGGATTGGAACATAAAAAGGCATTCACACCGCGTTGTGCTTTTGTCTATAAACAACTTTTCCGAATAATCGAGGCAATACTCGTTGCGTTTCAATATAAAAAGTGATCTCATTGGTGGTTTCACTCGTCGGGCTAAGTACGCAAAACAAAAGGCTCAAACCTTGTCTATCAGCTTGCAACAAAAAGCGATCACACGCCGCTCAATCAATTATATTCGACTTGTGCCAGTAATTGCAGGCCAAAGGAAATGGCTTTTTTGCATTGTCCTAGGCAAAAATAggcttataataaaatataaatattttaaacttatGGTATTTGTACTTATCGGTTAACCAGAGGCAGGCGATCGAATTAAGAAAAAGCATAATCAGTACCAGTAAAAGAAAACCTCAGAACTTTAATGTAAAACTTTAAGCTTTTAAGTATACAAGATTCAAATCTGCTTAATGTTAGAAAAAGAATAGATTTCAAATACCTTCAAGAAACCCTCAACTAAACAAACTGACAGCTAGATTGATAAatgatttaaatataaaaaccaaatattttcttgCACCACCCCCATAcgtgaaaaatattaaataacaaTGATTATCTCATTCTCAACACTTGCCAATTGCTAAAAGCCACAAACATATTCCCAGATCTATACACAATGTATGAGTGGATAACAATTCATCGATTCGTTTGGCATTCAATGGTTTTGGTCGGTATTGGCGATTGCAATTTGCACGattgccaaaaaaatttatattcagCTTCCATTTTGGCGACAACATTATGTCATTACCTTTGACTGAGCGCACCTAAacccaaaaaccgaaaatagCCAACAAATAGTGTTCGAACCAAGCGGCGAAAGGTGAAATAAAGACCAAGAATCTAGGGCATAGTCTACTTTCGAGCGATGATGTCAGTAGGACGGGCTGGGCCAGTGCTGTTGATGCGGATACGGATGATGGCAGACGTGGGCCGATGGCGGTGTCTGGGTCAAGTTCGGTTGACATTttacaataaacaaaaagcaCATCGCTCTGATTCAACAAAGTTCAATGCTTTGCCAAGagaaaatcaaataatttaCACGTTATTTGTGTGTTGAAGGGGACGAGCTGATAGATGTCACCTTAAAGAATTCAGCAATGACTCACACACGGCACCCAGAAAGACCTAGACCAAGAGTATTAGGAATCAGTATCAATAAGATCTTACCTTGCAGCTGCAATATCGTCATCTGATATTCGGCAAGCTTCTCGTCGATATAGTCCTGCGATTGATTCGCAATGATTTCGGCTGTTGACGGGCCAAACTCCTCTTCGTCATCGTAAATCACATAGGATTTAGGTTGCGGAGGCTCCAATGGCACGCCCACGAAATCGATCTGGTCCTGGGCCAGTCCTCCGTGTGCTCCCTGTCCTCCGTGTTGTCTCGGTTGTGGTGGTATGAGCGGTGCCCCCTGCTGCTGGTAATACTGCTGCGGGGGAGCCGGCTGTGATGGTTGGTACTGATGATGGGACAGCGGCGTCTGTCGATTGCTGTAGTTGAAGTCCGAGCTCGGAGTCTGGCATACGATGGGCGATGGGGTTGGGGACAGCTGGAACGAGCTGGTCGGCTGACCGTACGAGTTCTGGTGCTGCAGCGGCGCCGGACGGAAAGGACGCGGTGCCGGCGATGCTCCTCCATAGCCGTACCCGGCTGCCGGTGGCTGTTGGTAGGGAGCCGGCGATTGATTGCCACCCGGCCACTGGGGACGGGGGTGCGGGATGTTGGTGCTGCCGCGCTGACCCCTCACCTGGTTAATCGGTGCCGGTGACATCGCATGACCGTAGGGCCTGGGTCCGGAAATAATTGGTGGCGGACTGGGCGCCGTTGTCCACGGCGAGGGCGGACGATACAAGAAGGACGAGGGCGACGGAGAGGCAGGATTGGGGGCCCGTGGATTCCAGCCACGTGGCCCGTTCCCGTACGGCGGCGGTTGCTGCCCGGACATCTTCACGGCAATCGGTTAACGCGATCGAAGGTAAAGTATTGATTTTTTGCGGGTTTACGATTTAGATTTTGGTATTATGGCACAAAGACTTTTGGACGGGGCTATGGCGTTTAATTTAACATATTACACTGCcgaaaaaaattgcaaaaagcAAATTAGcactaaaattatataaaatattttttctttcaaaaaagaTGATGTATCACATGTTCATTAGCACAAAACAATCACCTGAACGTCCAACCTAATTATGTCAAGTGGACAAAATAGCATAAAAAATACGCAActgaaacataaataaatcatGACCTATTCTCGAAAGGCGGTACCTAGCCAATTTCACCAGACTATATACACTATATCTATATGATCTCTAACGGAAGTGGTCGAAACATTTATacaatctttttaaaaatggctCTGACGTTAGAGCGGGAAGACTGAGAGGTTTCCAAAAGAGTGTTCAGTAAGATGTCACATATATTAGTCGAAATATATATCTTGAACAGGCTCATAATTTACAATGTATGAAAATTACCATTATGCTATATAGATTGAAAAAAGCAAGAGCATCATGGAAAAAAGGAGACCAGCACGCGGATTAGCTTCTGTCAAAATTGTTTGAAGGCCTCAAAAGTCTGAGGTATATATTCTTGGCAGAGTGTACACAGGAACCTTGAGAATGTCTCATAACATTGATAGTATTGGATGCTCAGTGAAAGTGAAATTAGCTTTCTATATGTATGAGTTggtttaagaaaataattgaaagtttttcaaagtaaacaaaataaatcaagaatAGAATCATAAATCACTTGAATAATAGAAGTAATGAAAGATTAATAAACATcctataaacatttttttgaggAATTTAAGTCTATacaacttttaataaaactggaaaaaaaaactgaaaaatgaaaaaatgtcaactcttaaaatttcttaaaaaaataaatgaagataTTTCCAGAAacatttttgcatatttttgctAAGAAACTGTTCGTCATCTGCTTCCAATATTTCAATTCATTTATGGATTgtccaaaaaaccaaaaattgcACAGTGTAGGCGGATGGGATGGGATCTGAATCAGTGTCGGTCCACCAGGGGCACCACTTAAAAGCACACGTCCCCCATCGCACCACTGCCAAGAAGAAAACTCATGCAGACTTTTCACTTTGCGGCGGCGGTTTTTGGTTGTTGCTTTcgaattattcaaaaatagaAATGAACTCAGTTCGTTAAACTTTTGGTCGGAAACCATGCCGAGAGCAGAGAAAAGATGCCAACGTTCCGAGTGCAGCCTCGCATGCTTCACTTTATTCTGGGACCACTTTTAATTGCCATCCACTTTATGGCActatctcttttttttacatCCAGCGATATTAGTTCATCCTTAGGTTGAAGCACtttctataatatttatttcccGCACCGGAAAACGTGGAAAAACACGTTTTTTCTCAAATCCCAAAGCACTTCACTGTCGATTATGTAATCCATTGAAAATTGGTAATTATTTGGCAAAAATTCATTGAAATCTTCACCAATCGTTTAAGACACAAAGCCAGAAAGGCAAATTACTTTGTAACGTTACACACCGTATATTTGCTTTGATTTCACGCTACAATTCTTTGCGCGAACAATTCCAATTGAATTTCTATATattcagatatatatatagatgaACGTGTATATATGCGTGGATGGCAGGAAAGAAGACTTTTCAATGAAAAACTTTAGATGTTAGAGGAAGAACCGAGAACAACACTCGACGAGCACGAAACACTAACTGAATCGCAGGAGCCAACTAGCCGCCGATCTTTGggaaatttcgaaaattttcgaAACGATTCGATACGATCGGCACTCGGAAAAATCTGccggctttttttttggagcatGCGCCCTTGAGTAAATTGTGCtcctctttgtttttgttttgatcaGTTCATTCTAAACAAGGCTAATGGGGAAAAAAGGGGGCGATAAAGTATCTTGAAGAACGCAGTACACAAAAGTTGGCGTCCCAAGCGATGAAAGAAGAAATGAATGattttgcaaataaataattcaaaacgAACCACTACCaaagtgtatatattttatatgttctaacaacaacaaaataattacaacaaccgacgaaaacaaaaacaaaaaaaaatatttaaaaacaaaatttattaattttttttcgggcTTGCTTAGGTGatacctatgagaatcgaggaggagggcactattttttaaattaattgtttttaaaaattttattttattacgaCCAAAGTAAACCATCTTCTGGAATATCGTCATACGCAAAAAAATGGTAAGGGCTTACTCTTTATTAGCATCCGACCATAAGGTGCCCATAAAAGTAGGCAATGAATATATGAGTGTTTACATTTTcagatttataatttattaatttatttataatttattattttatttatttattaattttataacttatattttatatgtaataaaacaacaaaataattacaacaaccaacaaaaacaaaaaaaaacaaaaatattaaaaaaaaaaataaataatttttttgacttttcgGGCATACTTAGgtgcaacctatgagaatcgaggaggagggcgctatttttaagattaattatttttaaaaattttattaaattatgtcCAAAGTAAACCATCTTCTGGAATAATATCATACGCAACAAAATGATAAGGGTTTACTAATTATTACTATACAACTACTAGGTGCCCTTAACAGTAGGCAATGGATATATGAGTATTTACATTTTCaggtttataatttataaaaaatcaatttttcctttaaaaactatCAAAGATTTAAGTTAATTAGGGGTGTAAGGAAGGTTATAAGTATTTAAGGATTTTATGAAATTATTATAGGAATTTTAGTATGTAACCAATAGGGTATAAagtgaattttgaaaaaaggcCCAAGTCCTTATCTGCATTATTATAAAGGAAATAACATCTATGGTCGTTCGATGATATGAcacctataggatatagtccgccgattcttatgaaattttacaGCACACCACGTGCTGTAAAGCGCAACTGTAAAGCGAAAAAACTGTTAAGCTACAGCTGGTCTGTTAAACAAACAGCTGTTGCTCACAGGGTGCCTCTTGTCAAAATATATTTGTGAACAAATTTTCGGTAAAAATAATGGCCAGCAAGCAATTGGTAAACAAATTGGCCAACCTTGGCCGCCCATGTCAAACATGGATGGCACCATTGGCCGCCGTTCGCCACAAAAGCTCTCGGTGCGATATCGAGAAGGTCACTCACACCGGCCAGGTAAGAAAATAGCTGGGCACTCGGAACCCATCCTGCGATTACGCAAACATTTCGAATAAGTAAACATTTAATTGGTTTCCCCCTAGGTTTTCGACAAGGATGACTACCGCAACGTGCGTTTCACCAACGCCACACGTTATGTGAACGACAACTGGGGCATCAAGCTGATCGAGGAGGTGCCTCCCAAGGAGTGCACCGAACGCGTGGTGTTCTGTGATGGCGGCGATGGTCCCCTTGGCCATCCCAAGGTGTACATCAACCTGGTGAGTTAATCTAAACCATTCAATGACCTATCAATTATTGATTATGCTTATTTTAGGACAAGCCCGGAAATCACACCTGCGGCTACTGTGGCCTGCGTTTTGTTAAGAAGGATGAGCATCATTAGGCCATGACTTTTGGCTCCTAAGCATCTTAAGATCCTGTCTATCCTGTTGCTCtagcttaaattttaacctGAATAAAATTACACCTCAAAATGGCCACGACAAGAGAGACTCGAAATCCTTATCAGCCAAGTTTGGCTTTGCTTTTGGGAAACACCTCTAGAAAGATCAGTTTCATTTAGTTACCCCAAGAAGAAAGGACATTTTATTGCACAACACTTTATTTGCATGTttcttaaatgatttgtaatGCTTTGTTGCATTGTGTCCTATGTAAAAGTTAGATAAATCAACTTAACATTAAAGATTAGTTAAACTaagaaactgaaaaaaaagaaaaaaaattgaattccgATTCAAAATACTGTGAGTTGAACTCTACTGCCTGGACAGGGAGCGGATCAATTCACCGCAGGGTGGGTGTATAAATGTTTCAAGGGTGTATAATTAACAAAACTAACTCATATAGCGTATAGTATACATATTTGTTTGCCTGGTAAGCGGTAATATATTGTATGGtggtttgatatttttttcgttttgctgCTAAATCACTACGGGCACTTTAGATGCTGACGATCGCAGCATTGAGACACAGACAGTACCACGAGGAATCAATACAATAATACACACAATATCTGCCGCCGTTTCGGCGactgttggttggttggttggttggatgCCAGCACTCAGGGGATTGGAATGACCATCAGGGGATCATTGCAATCCGGCTGGACTGCTCTCAAACTCAAAAATGTCACGTTTGCGCCGTTCAACGTGAGCCTGCAATTGCTGGTGCAATCGCCCATGCATCTTTCCGTCTCCATCGCAATCTGGGAGATGTTGCCACCTCCTGAATCGAGCTTGGCCTGCAGAGAGCCCTGGATCGGGGAAATGAAAGTGGGGCACCACCCATCTGGATGGTGGACCCATCTCACAATATATATATGCCCAACGATGGTCACAAGCCAATCGCCAGTCAATAAAATCATGGTCAATAATCGTCGTCATCTGTTGTCTCAAGTGCGTTTCATCTAAAACACCAAACACTAAGGAGAATGTAAACTAAAATGTAGTAGGTTCTAATTTGGATGTTGTGTGGATGCGGTACTATGTTGCCGACGAATCGCCTTAGCCTATCTTCatactgttgctgttgtttctgttgctgcAGCAGAGATCGCTTATCTTGATTGGGGCAATAGTTGTTCACCACTGGTCACCAGAGGTTCCGTGGCATGGCATAGCCTTCTTTTGTCACGAATATGTTGCGATCGCCATGGGGCGCCGCAGCACGCTTCTGCTCCCTCTCCTGGGATGACCAAGTTCTCGGTCCCTTACCCATCCCGGGCGAAGTGTCAGCGCCCTCGTGAGTAACGGTGGTCTCCTTGCGCCCGTCTATCATCCTGGTAACAGTGGTGGTCTTATTGCCAGAAGAGTCCTGAGCTACCTTGGTGGTCTCATAGCTGCCGTCCGGCTTGCGCACCGTCTTCGTCATAACACTCTGGCTGAACATCTTCGGACCctattttaacaaaataagTGTTTTTAGTTGATGAATCATAGTCACTTGCTTCCAATGGTTTTCACCTGATAGTTGCCATCAAAAACACCACCAAAGGGAGTCATGCCACTTCGCGGCAACATCGGGGTCATGGGAGTCATCATGTCCGGCTTGTTGTTCCTCGGAGGACGTTGGGCGCGAGCGAATGACTTAATCTCTCCATCGGCGGATATGGTGCCATGAATACGTCCCATGATCAGCTCCTCATCCGAAAGCTTTG
This region of Drosophila bipectinata strain 14024-0381.07 chromosome 2L, DbipHiC1v2, whole genome shotgun sequence genomic DNA includes:
- the ND-13A gene encoding NADH dehydrogenase [ubiquinone] iron-sulfur protein 6, mitochondrial, yielding MASKQLVNKLANLGRPCQTWMAPLAAVRHKSSRCDIEKVTHTGQVFDKDDYRNVRFTNATRYVNDNWGIKLIEEVPPKECTERVVFCDGGDGPLGHPKVYINLDKPGNHTCGYCGLRFVKKDEHH
- the LOC108127240 gene encoding uncharacterized protein; amino-acid sequence: MDILKKMFQSETAKEQDSSTSASNKDEFRKPQWFEEAETDDELFDDDRKFAIQVFTSPLEMQKHFERQLQRLLESLNDNDDGFERDLKEDFLKPGFESKILKQFEQQKDISLDTDLDGEIYADQLHSLIQRLNPGEKVEASEPEVGNILPSNQRGYRRTHQHAKLSDEELIMGRIHGTISADGEIKSFARAQRPPRNNKPDMMTPMTPMLPRSGMTPFGGVFDGNYQGPKMFSQSVMTKTVRKPDGSYETTKVAQDSSGNKTTTVTRMIDGRKETTVTHEGADTSPGMGKGPRTWSSQEREQKRAAAPHGDRNIFVTKEGYAMPRNLW